One genomic segment of Rhodohalobacter mucosus includes these proteins:
- the rplA gene encoding 50S ribosomal protein L1, whose amino-acid sequence MAKRGKKYQQVAELIDREAEYTIEEACDLVKKTKTASFDESVDLDLRLGVDPRHADQMVRGTVSLPHGTGKSVRVLALVNEAKQEEAKEAGADHVGLDEYIEKIEDGWADIDVIIATPDVMGKIGKLGRHLGPRGLMPNPKSGTVTMDVADAVKEFKSGKIDFRVDKAGILHTSIGKASFEPNEIRENLISFLQTIIKLRPASAKGAYIKSAYISTTMGPGIPISRSSITSI is encoded by the coding sequence ATGGCAAAACGAGGCAAGAAATATCAGCAGGTCGCTGAATTGATTGACCGTGAAGCAGAATACACTATTGAAGAAGCGTGCGACCTGGTTAAAAAAACCAAGACTGCAAGCTTCGATGAGTCCGTAGATCTCGATCTTCGGCTGGGTGTAGATCCGCGACACGCCGATCAAATGGTTCGTGGTACTGTTTCGCTACCTCACGGAACCGGGAAGTCGGTACGTGTGCTTGCGTTGGTTAACGAAGCAAAACAGGAAGAAGCGAAAGAGGCCGGAGCCGATCATGTAGGCCTGGATGAGTACATTGAAAAAATTGAAGATGGCTGGGCAGATATCGATGTGATTATCGCCACGCCAGACGTAATGGGTAAAATCGGAAAACTCGGCCGTCATCTCGGCCCGAGAGGTCTGATGCCTAATCCCAAGAGCGGCACCGTAACGATGGATGTTGCGGATGCAGTAAAGGAATTTAAATCAGGAAAAATTGATTTCAGGGTAGACAAAGCAGGAATCCTGCATACCTCAATCGGTAAAGCTAGTTTTGAGCCGAATGAAATTCGCGAAAACCTGATCTCCTTTCTGCAGACGATTATCAAACTTCGTCCTGCATCCGCAAAGGGAGCCTACATCAAAAGTGCATACATAAGCACAACGATGGGGCCCGGCATACCGATCAGCCGTTCATCCATTACCTCAATTTAG
- the secE gene encoding preprotein translocase subunit SecE — MEKIKNFIDGVRKEMAKVTWPTQQELIDNTIIVVVFTIIISAFIFGIDQVYSTILEAIYR; from the coding sequence ATGGAAAAGATTAAGAATTTTATTGACGGTGTGCGAAAAGAGATGGCCAAAGTAACCTGGCCTACACAGCAGGAGCTCATAGACAATACCATTATTGTTGTCGTGTTCACCATAATTATTTCAGCATTCATCTTTGGTATCGACCAGGTTTACAGTACAATTTTGGAGGCGATTTACAGATGA
- the rplK gene encoding 50S ribosomal protein L11, with protein MAKKVDKVLKLQIVGGQANPAPPVGPALGQAGINIMEFCKAFNAKTQDKAGTIIPVEITVFADKSFTFKTKTPPAAVLLKKAAKIKSGSGEPNRNKVGRVTWAQCKEIAEQKMEDLNAYEVEHAAEMIAGTARSMGLRVIRD; from the coding sequence ATGGCAAAAAAAGTAGATAAAGTGCTAAAACTTCAAATTGTTGGCGGCCAGGCAAATCCTGCGCCACCGGTAGGTCCTGCTTTAGGCCAGGCCGGAATCAACATTATGGAGTTTTGTAAAGCATTTAATGCAAAAACCCAGGATAAAGCGGGCACGATTATCCCCGTTGAGATTACGGTGTTTGCGGACAAGTCTTTTACATTCAAAACAAAGACTCCTCCGGCAGCTGTACTTCTCAAGAAAGCGGCGAAAATCAAGTCCGGTTCGGGTGAGCCCAACCGAAATAAAGTAGGACGGGTAACCTGGGCGCAGTGCAAGGAGATTGCTGAGCAGAAGATGGAAGACCTTAATGCATACGAGGTTGAACATGCTGCTGAAATGATCGCCGGCACCGCGCGTAGTATGGGTTTGCGTGTAATCCGAGATTAA
- the nusG gene encoding transcription termination/antitermination protein NusG — translation MSSDNSFDWYVVRCFSSHERKVKEFLEREIEEQGLEHKIDEILIPTETVIEIRSGKKKTKEKNFFPGYILVHTRYDEEVNNLIQSAPSCLGFLKAGRSDVIPTPLKQREVDRIIGRVMDNQEAAEKGGVVDIPYKEGDLVKVIDGPFKEFDGTVQEVLPDKLKLRVLVSIFGRKTPVEVDLNQVESTT, via the coding sequence ATGAGTTCTGATAATAGCTTCGATTGGTATGTGGTTCGGTGCTTTTCAAGCCATGAACGCAAAGTAAAAGAATTTCTGGAGCGTGAAATTGAAGAGCAGGGGCTGGAACACAAAATTGATGAAATACTGATACCTACTGAAACGGTTATTGAAATCAGATCAGGTAAGAAAAAGACGAAAGAGAAAAATTTCTTTCCCGGGTATATACTCGTACACACACGCTACGATGAGGAGGTCAATAACCTTATCCAGAGCGCACCTTCATGTCTTGGTTTTTTGAAAGCCGGCCGGAGCGATGTCATTCCCACCCCTCTTAAACAGCGGGAAGTGGATCGAATCATCGGACGTGTTATGGACAATCAGGAGGCTGCTGAGAAGGGCGGTGTCGTGGATATCCCCTACAAGGAAGGAGATCTGGTTAAGGTTATTGATGGACCATTCAAAGAATTTGACGGTACTGTACAAGAGGTGCTGCCCGACAAGCTTAAGCTTCGGGTACTTGTAAGTATCTTCGGAAGAAAAACCCCGGTTGAGGTTGACCTGAATCAGGTTGAATCAACCACTTGA
- the rplJ gene encoding 50S ribosomal protein L10, producing the protein MPTLSDKKAIVEEITEQLNNSNAVYITKYTGMSVDDMGELRGKFREGNVRFKVYKNTLIKRAMDTIGGYEDLYPHLEDQNGFAFVEEELAAPAKVLKNYIKEKNKPEFKAALIDGDYYSQDQLDSLAAMKSKNEVIGDIMGLLLSPITNVVSGLQAQGGNIAGAVKTIAEKGEE; encoded by the coding sequence ATGCCGACACTATCAGACAAAAAGGCAATTGTTGAAGAAATTACCGAACAGCTGAATAACTCAAACGCTGTCTATATCACAAAATACACCGGCATGTCGGTTGATGATATGGGCGAGCTCAGGGGTAAATTCAGAGAAGGTAACGTGCGTTTTAAAGTGTATAAAAATACGCTCATCAAACGCGCCATGGATACAATTGGCGGATATGAAGATCTCTACCCTCACCTGGAAGACCAAAATGGTTTTGCATTTGTGGAAGAAGAGCTGGCAGCACCTGCTAAAGTGCTCAAAAACTACATTAAGGAAAAAAATAAGCCCGAATTTAAAGCGGCTTTAATTGACGGTGACTACTACAGTCAGGATCAGCTTGATTCACTCGCGGCTATGAAGTCGAAGAACGAAGTAATCGGCGATATCATGGGACTGCTGCTTTCACCAATAACCAACGTAGTAAGCGGACTTCAGGCACAAGGCGGAAATATTGCCGGTGCTGTGAAAACTATTGCCGAGAAAGGCGAAGAATAA
- the rplL gene encoding 50S ribosomal protein L7/L12, translating into MADVKEIAEQLVNLTIKEANELAKVLEEEYDIKPAAAAVAVAGPAGGGEGGAAEEKDEFDVVLNSAGAKKIGVIKEVRAITGLGLKEAKELVDGAPNTIKEAAPKAEAEEIKAKLEEAGAEVELK; encoded by the coding sequence ATGGCTGACGTTAAAGAAATAGCAGAACAACTCGTTAACTTAACGATCAAAGAGGCTAATGAACTTGCAAAAGTTCTTGAAGAGGAATACGACATCAAACCGGCTGCAGCTGCAGTTGCCGTGGCAGGACCTGCCGGCGGCGGTGAAGGTGGCGCTGCAGAAGAGAAGGACGAATTTGATGTTGTCCTGAACTCAGCAGGTGCCAAGAAAATCGGCGTGATCAAAGAAGTACGTGCAATTACCGGTCTTGGACTGAAAGAAGCCAAAGAACTGGTTGACGGTGCTCCCAATACGATCAAAGAGGCTGCTCCAAAAGCAGAAGCCGAAGAGATCAAGGCTAAACTCGAAGAGGCAGGCGCTGAAGTAGAACTTAAGTGA
- the rpoB gene encoding DNA-directed RNA polymerase subunit beta: MEKIPFTDRLSFGRIKNVIDYPDFLDIQLKSFNDFAQLDVAPNDRDDKGLQRIFNENFPIQDTRETHILEFLYYSVDTPKYNIKECQERGLTYAIPLKAKLRLSSADETDEASETIEQEVFLGDLPWMTNRGTFIINGAERVIVSQLHRSPGVFFGQSVHPNGTQLYSARVIPFKGSWIEFTNDIRDVLWAYIDRKKKIPATTLLRALGYSTDLEILSLFDLSEEIDFGTKKTYNSKLVGKRLATDITMEVTEEVVDDETGEVTEATNRKLVLERDHELTEDDYGLLKEADAKKVLVQKIGVEESERSVIMNTLRKDSSHDEVTALAEVYQQIRTGEMPDPETARQVLERLFFSDKKYDLGEVGRYRLNKRLKLDIENDIQYLTKEDVVAIIKEVIRLKEMKSQVDDIDHLSNRRVRTVGEQLGQQFAIGLARMARTIRERMNSRDAEQLTPQDLVNARTISSVINSFFGTNQLSQFMDQTNPAAELTHKRRMSALGPGGLTRERAGFEVRDVHYTHYGRLCPIETPEGPNIGLITSLCIHAKVNDFGFIETPYRKVKEGIVTKDVEYLAAEQEDETVIAQANAPIDEKGNFMNESIFSRFRDSNVGLAKPDQVEYMDVSANQITSLAAALIPFIEHDDANRALMGSNMQRQAVPLLRPESPVVGTGLEQRAAKDSRAIITAEGDGEVVYVSGNEIRIKYDRSELEQNCFFDEGIKSYSLQKFERSNQDTTINQRPIVSVGDKVKEGDAIADGYATEKGELALGRNMLVAFMPWRGYNFEDAIVISERVVQDDIYTSIHITEFEQQVRDTKRGEEELTREIPNVSEEATRNLDEQGIIRVGAKVNHGDILVGKITPKGETDPTPEEKLLRAIFGDKAGDVKDASMKTPPGVSGVVINTKLFSRKRDEQISRKEEKKLVEQENERHAQKLADLNSKWADKMYSLLRDKTSPGVYNYSNVELIPKGEKYKKSVFEELDPVNINENIDWATDEELVKHVKLLFKNYRDLRRDIDTEAKRRKYQIQVGDELPPGIIQKAKVYVAKKRKIQVGDKMAGRHGNKGVIAKVVPMEDMPFMEDGTPVDIVLNPLGVPSRMNLGQIYETILGWAGMKLGVKYASPIFDGASYDQVQEELKKAGLPEDGRVHLYDGQTGQMLDQKTTVGYMYMLKLNHLVEDKMHARSIGPYSLITQQPLGGKAQFGGQRLGEMEVWALYAYGAANILKEMLTVKSDDVKGRSKVYEAIVKGENLPEGDIPESFKVLLRELMGLGLEIHID; this comes from the coding sequence ATGGAGAAAATCCCGTTTACCGACCGCCTTTCATTCGGCAGAATTAAAAATGTAATCGATTACCCGGACTTTTTAGATATTCAGCTCAAGTCTTTTAATGACTTTGCTCAGCTGGATGTTGCTCCAAACGACCGGGATGACAAAGGACTTCAGAGAATTTTCAATGAGAATTTCCCCATTCAGGATACACGGGAAACTCATATTCTTGAATTCCTTTACTATTCTGTCGATACACCGAAATATAATATCAAAGAGTGCCAGGAAAGAGGGCTCACCTACGCGATACCCCTGAAGGCCAAACTCAGACTTTCGTCAGCCGACGAAACTGATGAAGCCTCTGAAACTATCGAACAAGAAGTTTTTCTTGGTGACCTTCCATGGATGACCAACAGAGGTACATTCATCATCAACGGTGCAGAGCGCGTGATTGTTAGCCAGCTTCACCGGTCGCCGGGTGTATTTTTCGGGCAGTCCGTACATCCGAACGGAACGCAGCTCTATTCGGCGCGAGTCATACCATTCAAAGGATCCTGGATTGAATTTACAAACGATATCCGCGATGTTCTCTGGGCGTATATCGATCGGAAGAAGAAGATTCCAGCAACTACGCTTTTGAGAGCACTTGGATACTCAACCGATCTGGAGATACTGAGTCTATTCGATCTTTCGGAAGAGATCGACTTCGGTACCAAGAAAACCTACAACAGCAAGCTTGTTGGCAAACGACTGGCTACCGACATTACCATGGAAGTTACGGAAGAAGTGGTGGATGATGAGACGGGTGAAGTTACGGAAGCCACCAACCGGAAACTTGTACTGGAACGTGACCATGAACTCACGGAAGACGATTACGGCCTCCTGAAGGAAGCTGATGCTAAGAAAGTACTGGTGCAGAAGATCGGTGTGGAAGAGTCAGAGCGATCTGTGATCATGAATACTCTCCGCAAGGATTCCTCTCATGATGAAGTGACCGCCCTTGCTGAAGTATATCAGCAAATACGAACCGGTGAGATGCCCGATCCCGAAACAGCGCGTCAGGTACTCGAACGACTGTTCTTCAGTGACAAGAAATATGATCTGGGTGAAGTTGGACGGTACCGCTTGAATAAGCGTCTGAAACTTGATATCGAAAATGATATACAGTATCTCACCAAAGAAGATGTGGTTGCCATCATCAAAGAGGTTATTCGCCTCAAGGAGATGAAGAGCCAGGTGGATGATATTGATCACCTGAGCAACCGGCGTGTTCGTACAGTGGGAGAGCAGCTTGGTCAGCAATTCGCCATTGGACTCGCAAGAATGGCGCGTACCATCCGCGAACGGATGAATTCACGCGATGCAGAGCAGCTTACACCGCAGGATCTTGTAAATGCAAGAACCATATCAAGCGTAATCAACAGCTTCTTTGGTACGAACCAGCTTTCGCAGTTTATGGATCAGACTAACCCTGCTGCTGAACTGACTCACAAACGGCGAATGTCGGCACTGGGTCCGGGTGGTCTGACCCGTGAGCGGGCAGGTTTTGAGGTTCGTGATGTTCACTATACGCACTACGGCCGGCTCTGCCCGATCGAGACGCCGGAAGGGCCGAATATCGGACTGATTACCTCGCTGTGTATCCATGCAAAGGTTAACGATTTTGGGTTTATCGAAACTCCCTACCGTAAGGTAAAAGAAGGTATTGTAACCAAAGACGTTGAATACCTGGCTGCTGAGCAGGAGGATGAGACCGTTATTGCGCAGGCGAACGCGCCAATCGATGAGAAAGGCAACTTCATGAATGAATCGATATTTTCGCGATTCAGAGACAGTAACGTTGGCCTTGCAAAACCTGATCAGGTTGAGTACATGGACGTCTCCGCCAACCAGATTACCTCGCTGGCGGCCGCACTCATTCCATTTATCGAGCACGATGACGCCAACCGTGCATTAATGGGCTCGAACATGCAGCGTCAGGCTGTGCCGCTTCTGCGGCCTGAGTCTCCCGTAGTGGGAACAGGCCTTGAACAGCGCGCTGCCAAAGACTCCAGGGCGATTATTACAGCCGAGGGAGATGGTGAAGTGGTGTACGTGAGTGGAAATGAGATCCGCATCAAATATGATCGAAGCGAGCTTGAGCAAAACTGCTTCTTTGATGAAGGGATCAAATCCTACTCGCTGCAAAAGTTTGAGCGAAGCAACCAGGATACCACCATCAATCAGCGGCCTATTGTAAGCGTCGGTGACAAGGTGAAAGAAGGTGACGCAATTGCTGACGGCTATGCTACCGAAAAAGGAGAGCTTGCCCTCGGCCGGAATATGCTTGTCGCCTTCATGCCGTGGCGCGGCTATAACTTCGAGGATGCTATTGTAATCAGCGAACGCGTGGTTCAGGATGATATTTATACATCCATACACATCACCGAATTTGAACAGCAGGTTCGGGATACCAAGCGTGGAGAAGAGGAACTGACTCGTGAGATTCCAAATGTGAGTGAGGAAGCAACCCGCAACCTTGACGAGCAGGGAATTATTCGCGTTGGTGCCAAAGTAAACCACGGGGACATACTGGTGGGTAAAATTACTCCGAAAGGTGAAACCGATCCTACCCCCGAAGAGAAACTGCTTCGTGCCATATTCGGCGACAAGGCTGGAGATGTGAAAGATGCATCGATGAAAACACCTCCCGGAGTGTCGGGCGTGGTAATCAATACCAAGCTTTTCAGCCGAAAACGCGATGAGCAGATCTCACGCAAGGAGGAGAAAAAACTTGTGGAGCAGGAGAATGAGCGTCACGCGCAAAAACTGGCTGATCTCAACTCCAAATGGGCAGACAAAATGTACAGCCTGCTGCGAGATAAAACGTCTCCGGGTGTGTACAACTACAGCAATGTAGAGCTGATACCGAAAGGCGAGAAATATAAAAAATCAGTCTTCGAAGAGCTTGACCCGGTCAATATTAACGAAAACATCGACTGGGCTACTGATGAAGAGCTTGTGAAGCATGTAAAACTGCTTTTCAAAAATTATCGTGACCTTCGCAGGGACATCGATACGGAAGCCAAGCGTCGAAAATATCAGATTCAGGTAGGAGATGAGCTGCCCCCAGGAATTATTCAGAAGGCAAAAGTATATGTTGCCAAGAAGAGAAAGATTCAGGTGGGTGACAAGATGGCCGGCCGCCACGGTAACAAAGGCGTTATCGCTAAAGTAGTGCCGATGGAGGATATGCCGTTTATGGAAGACGGTACTCCGGTTGATATTGTGCTTAATCCGCTGGGTGTACCATCTCGTATGAACCTTGGCCAGATCTACGAAACGATTCTGGGCTGGGCAGGCATGAAGCTGGGTGTGAAATATGCATCACCGATCTTCGATGGCGCTTCCTACGACCAGGTTCAGGAAGAGCTCAAGAAAGCCGGCCTTCCCGAAGACGGCCGCGTACACTTGTACGACGGTCAAACGGGCCAAATGCTCGATCAGAAGACCACCGTTGGCTACATGTACATGCTCAAGCTGAATCACCTTGTTGAAGACAAGATGCATGCACGGTCTATCGGTCCATATTCACTCATTACACAACAGCCATTGGGCGGTAAAGCGCAATTTGGCGGACAGCGATTGGGTGAGATGGAAGTTTGGGCACTTTACGCGTACGGTGCCGCCAATATTCTGAAAGAGATGCTCACGGTTAAAAGTGATGACGTAAAAGGACGCTCCAAGGTATATGAAGCCATTGTAAAAGGCGAAAATCTGCCGGAAGGCGATATACCTGAGTCGTTCAAAGTATTGCTGCGTGAATTGATGGGTCTCGGTCTCGAAATCCACATTGACTAA